CCACAGCCATCTTGCCCTATCTTACACTAGGCATATTGAAGGTGCCACCAAGCATTTGAAAGAACTGTGGTCACCACTGAATAAGTTCCTATCACATTAGAAGTTAGTAAGCCAGTTAGGAAAGGTTCCATTCACCTCTTCATAGTCTAAGTCCTGGAGGCTCATGGTACTATGAAAATATGGATTATAAATCCCCATAGCTATTTGCAAATTTTCAAACAAAGTCCTTGATTAAAATGTTGCTTGAGTAAACAGAACAAAATCTAGTAAGCAGTGATATACCTTATAATGAATTTTCTCCTGGTGTTAATGATAAATCCTGTTTTGTTTCCATGGTCTGACAACACAATGAGCCTATGCACCAGGTACCCATAATTTATGTTCTCATAGATAGACAGGCTGTTTTGGATTAGGGGTTACTAAGTGAAATACTAGCCACAATTTGCCATAATCATCTCACTATTTTCTCTTCTTAGGCAGTCTCAGAACTTGTCAGCCCAGACATCATCATGCAATCTCACTCAGAAAATGCAATTTCAGTCAAAGAAATTGTCACTGAAATTGAGTCCATTAGTCAAGGAGTTGGGCAGGCTCAGTTAAAAGGAGACATACTCTCTAACCCATGCCATACACCAAAGAAGAACACCATCCAAGAGCTGCCTCTGGAGAGGGCACAGGCACCTGAGAACAAAGCTGGACATTTGGAGCAAGACGAGCGTTTGTATGCAGACCAGCCTGAACTAGCCGAAGAATCAGGGAAGTGCAACTCAGAAGGCTGTCCAGCCGCACACCCATccacacacccatccacacacccatccacacacccatccacacacccatccacacacccatccacacacccatccacacacCCAGCCGCACACCCATCCACACACCCATCCACCGTAGCCTTGGAAGAGGAGGAGCCAGGCGAGGGAGAACAGGACTGGGGCCCCGGGATGCAGCCCGGTGCCAAGTGGTGCCCGGGGTCTGTGAAGCGAGCCACCCTGGAGTTTGAAGAGCGCTTGCGGCAGGAGCAGGAGCACCATGGCGCGGCCTCTGCAGGCGCCACGCTATCCAATCGCAAAAACTCGAAGACGGATTCTTCTGCAGCAGACCTAATGCCAAAATGGAGAAGTGATGAAGCCACCCCAGAACAGTCATGGCccctcagagaagcagagatgaGCAAGGGGAAAGGGAAACTGAGTGGGTCTGAAGCTGGACCACTAGCCCATGCCGAGCATAATGCCACCGCTCCAGCCCCTGAGCTGCTGGAAAGTCATCCCTTGCAAGCACCTCAGGACTGCCGAGGGTCAGATGCTGGAACTAAGAAGCAGGAAGGAGACTTGAAGAAGCAGAGGACTGGGATTCCAAACCAGGGATTCGAGACACAGGccatccctcttccccttcccaagaGAATAGAAATCATCGAGTACACACAAACAGTTACATCACTTGATCCCACTGAGCCAGGAGGTGAATCAGCACCCAGCAAAGAGGGTGAAAAACAAGGGCTGAGGAAGGTGACGATGGACAGGTCTGTCGCTATGTTTTGTGCGCTGGATGAAAATCTCAACAGGACTCTGGACCCCAGCCAGGTTCCCCTGCATCCCCAAGTGCTACCTCTGCCTCGCTCTTCCTCAGAGTATGACAGGCTCACTCACCCAACCCCCATGCTAAGTAGCCCTGAAGACCAGGGAAACAGGCCTTCAACGCCCTTGGAGAAAGCCGCACCTTTGGTCAGTTGCAGTACCCACACAGCCCCCGCCCACGTGGACTGCCTGCATCCCCAGTCTGTGGTTCACCTGGAAGGCTGCACAGAGCAGAGCAGCACCACAGACCGCGAGCCGTCCACAGAGCGGGTTGGCTGGGCAGGCGGCCAGCAGGGCTTCCCTGCAGGTAGCGGTGGATTGGCACACAGGTTCTCTCAGTTAAGTAACGAAGACCTAAGTTTAATTAACAAACTTGGTGACAGTGTTGGGGTGTCACAGAAAAAACTGGACCCGTCGTCACCTGAAGCCTGTCGAATCCCACATAGCTCTAGTAGTGAAAATATAAGAAATCTCAGCCACAGCCCTGGTGTAGTGAAGGAGCGCACTAAAGAAATTGAGTCGCGAGTGACCTTCCAGGGAGGGGTCACCAAAACATCACAAATGAGGCGCTCGGCTTCTCTTGCCAAGTTGGGTTACCTGGACCTTTGTAAAGACTACTTAGCGGAGCGAGAGCTTGTCTCCTCGGAATCCCCTCATCTCAAATTGCTTCAGCCCTTCATCAAAACAGACTCAGGCATGCATGCCTTGATGGCCCAGGAGCCCTCAGAAAGCCCAGGTGCCCACCAGAACCCACAGCCCACCAAGTATTTTGTAGAGCAACTCAAAACAACAGAGTGTATTGTGCAGAGCAAACCAGTGGAGAGGCCCCTTGTGCAGTATGCCAAAGAATTTGGGTACAGCCAGCAGTGTTTGCTCCCTAGGGCAAGACCAGAATTGACTAGTTCTGAAGTAGGCTTTCCTTTGCTACAGACACAGGGCCTGCAGTGTACAGGCCCCGCTCCAGGGCTGGCCGTGGCACCCCGCCAGCAACATGGCAGAACTCACCCCCTTAGGAGACTGAAAAGAGCAAATGATAAAAAACGGACAACCAACCCCTTCTATAACACCATGTGATCCTGAGCCTGCACACACggttttctaagaaaaatgtttGGGAAGGGCGGTGTGATATGTGAGGAACGTGCActttatcattaattttataatattttgtcattttactGTTCCTGGCTCATGCAGGGTTTGAGTTTTtccgtgtgtgttgtgtgcgtgcgtgcgtgcgtgcgtgcgtgcgtgcgtgcgtgtgtgtgtgtgtgtgtgtgtgtgtgttgatttggaTGGCAAgatcattttatcattttttatttttaaaaaattcaaacctcaaaaaaatctttttcaaagAGCACCTTTATCAAAGGTAAATTGCTGTTTTTCAATCACTGCCACCTGTCACTTTCTCATTTGCCCTCTGAGAAAAACACTGCTTGACTGAGGGAAGAACAGAGGGCAGGTGGCCCTGAGGCTAGGATTGAAGAGGCCTCACCAGGCCCACAGGGGCCTGCCCACTGAGGGCAGGAGGAGGTCGCTGCTCCGGccttcctctccagcccttctttggAGTTCATGAAGTTGCGGTTTCTGCTCTGCCTTAAGAGGCAGTTGAGACTCCGTTTCTTCTGGTATCCCAGAACATATCAATCATTATGAAAAAGGGATTGGTGATTGGCCTGGCGATAGAATTCTATGAAGCAAATAATTTTCCCCAAGAAAACAATCTGAAGATCTAAGAGGACCCTAAGCCAAACTCCAGGTCGTCAGGAGAGAAGCGCATTGAGAGAGGGTTGAAGCAGAGGTGGGAACACAGCCCTGAGTGACTTGTGGGTTAGTGGGGTCCACACAGGTGGCCTGGCCTCCCTGCTAGGTGACAGGCTCTGCCACAGGCTTGAAAAACAGCAGTGTCAGTGTGTTCTTGTCAAATGAATTCATATGTGGGGTTTTAACCCTTCCGTTACTTGAATATTCTGTGGGCCTTCTGAGTTGAATGGCCATAGTTTTCCaattcattttcttctatctTGCTGTTTTCCCTCTCGTGCCCCTTTCTTAATTTCACAAACTATATTTGAATTGTTACATTGAATACATATAACCTATTGAACACAGTTTTCTATGTTGGCCCTGTTAACACTTGACCGAAGTTGGttttttcctcattttcctgGAAGGTTTGTCTTCTCTCTACAGTTCATACACAGTATTTATGTACATAATGTcactttttaatgttttgttgttgatattgTGGGGTcttttttgatttattctttttaaggaGTAGAGTTGCAACTGGAAAACAGACACCAGAAATAAACTGATAGTTGTTGATAGGAATCTACACAGTATATTGATGGTGactttaattgttttaaatggaAACTTCTAATTGCCAGCTCCTGCCAAATTATGCACTTCCTCTTCAGAAGCCCTTGTAGGCTCCCGTTAGACCCCCCTGAATGCTAACGTCTCAGAACATTGTTTGCCAGAATTGAAGCACAGCcaggcaatgtgtgtgtgtgtgcattgctcAAAGGAGCCTCCTGTGGGGCTGAGACTTGGGGCGGCTCAGCCAAGGCACAGATTCCATTTAGGGTCTCATTGCTTTGTTATGTTGTGATGATCTTTAACACTGGAGGACCTGCTGTAAATAAGCCTCTGAGAGTCTTCGAGAAAACGTCTGACCTGAAACAAATAACCCAGTAACCCACCATAGCGCATCAAAACTGAAAAGGTCCACACATTTGTTTCCTGCTGGCTTTTGTTGATGTCCACGTTGCTGAGGATTGTGTAGGTAAGAGCCAGGGACTCAGGTTTTTAATTTATCACAGATTATCATCAGAGACAGAATCTGGAGGGAGCAGATAGTAGGATACAGAAAAGGGAAACAGTCCATCTCCAGAGCTGTGGGTCCAGTTGCCATACTAAAGCCATAGTTGGGTATGATGTCACTGCCAGGAGGCAGTTAGAGGCCAGCTGCTGAAAATGTATGGTGGAGGAGTTATATGTACCTGTGCTGTTGTTCGGTCGTTTCTTTAAATGTCACAGCTTTGTGAGTCCTGTGTTGTCTCATTAGGTGGTGTGTACCAGTGTGAGGGGGGGTTGGGAGGCAAGATGATGAATTCCAGGGCTTTCTGCTAAAGAGCCCTGTCTACCAATATGATGGTAGGACAGGAAAATATGGTAGAGTAAGGAATATCTGCATGGAGGTTGAGAGAGTGGCATCAccaaaaaatagtaataaaagctgggtatagtggctcacatctgtaatctcagcacttgctgaggcaggaggatcactatgagttGAAGGGCagcttaggctacagagtgagaccctgtgtcaaaaaaggGACATCTATATGCCACATATTATCAACAATGGGCACTATCCTCTCATTTGCCGATACAGAATGCATTTCTCACAGCAAAGACTAAGAGAAAACCctctaatgctttttttttttgttggggggaggggagatacctatttctattttaaaaaatggaagaaaccaTCTTGTGCTGTCTTCCTTCTTAATTACATTTCTTATCATTTAACTCACCTGCTTAGGTATCTCACACAGGATCTATAATTCAGCTATGCCAAAACAGTCTTGCCGGCCCTCCCAAACCCCCACATTTGGGTGTTCTTAAGTCATGTTCATGGCTAAGGCAGGTACATAATAAGCTTCAACTTTGGATAATTTTAGATAGTCTCTTTGCCTTTTCTGTTCATGGAAAGTCCAGACCTAACTGGTGAACAGCTAAGCAGGAAAAACCTTGACCTTGACCAGCGCTTCGCCTCCTGCTCAATCCTTCCTGACTTTACTGTTTTTAAGACCACTGCAGTCCTGTCAGTGGTCCTGGAAGAGTGTGTGAGTGAGCACACATGTGAGCACTTCCACAGGCTGGGCTAAGAGTTCAGTGCCTGGGATGATGGCCCCAAGCAGACAGGACTAGAGCTGTAGTCTGGGTGACCGGGAAGTAGGAGAGGAGCCCAGCCAGCTGTCGGCTTTTAGAAACAGCGGCAACAGAGCGGGGAGCTCTCACACCCACCGCATTTGGTTGCCTCTTGTTCTTCTTAACACGTTTGCTCCTGCATCCTCACCTCTTCAGGGTCTTCACCTTTGTCTCCGCCCTGGGTCCTCCTTTCTCATTTTGGGAAATACCCAGAGCTCCAGGGACAGCCTGGGAATATGTCCCAGGTTCTGAGGCCTCCTGCTCCCGAGCCTAGATGCCTCATCTGAGAAGTTTCATTTAGTAAAAAATGTTCTGTGGGAGTTGGgttttttctaagaaagcattATGCAAAAAGTTTTAagggcattttaaagaaaagccaTTTTTTGGGCTTTTTCAAACTATTTGTGGATACTTTGTTTACTTTGTGAGTATTAAAATATGCATCATTTTGGTGGCTACTCAGGCACCGAAGCCATGTCTGTCCTGTGAGTCCTCCCCCAGAGAAATGCCATATTATTATCAGCCCCTGTGGATAAGTGGGTCAGGTGTGGCTGATCTCCGTGTCCTGCACTCATCCAGCAGTCTTTTTTCtcagtgctggtgtgtgtgtcgtcatagtgatgatggtgatggtgaatgGGTAGTATGGtggtttcattttcaattttcgATGGTAGACAAGGTGACATTTTCATTGTCTCAGCACCAGTCCAACTGAAAGCATCATGGACATTGTTATCCCTTCCAGACTAAAAGATCAAGCATGTATTGAACATAAGTGTATGTGTTGCCTCAACTCATCTGGCACCCATATTAGGAAGAGGCGGGCCACCAGAGCAGGAAACTGCATACTCCTTTCCCCCAGGCTTTGGGATTTCTTGATGCCATGGAGAGCTATTGCAAGGTGCTTCTGTATTGCTCCAGCCTGAAGCGGAGGTGACTAGGCCTAGCTTCTGCTATGAAGAGAACCAGCCTCATCTCGGTGTCCCAGAGATCTAGGATGGGGTTTCTAAACTGGAATCATCCCTTATCAGCTTGaagagccccctcccccaaaagttATATGGCTGGGGCTGCCATCTGTCTTCACAGTGCCCTGCCTACAGAGAGCTGATACCCCAAATGGAAAACTGAGGAACTAACCTGATGTTTCCTAGTCAGTAAGCCCACAGGGAATTGTTTGGTTTTATGGGGGTTTTATTGCGATTTGTTTGGCATAGCTAAAggtgccttcccctcccccttttttaaactttgttttgtaGGACTTGTTCAAAACACAGACAAGTCCAAAAGACTCGCACTGACTGTTACCTTTGCCCAGGCTACCCCAAACTTCTATGctctcattttattaaataaaagcaGGTGCTCCCTGGAATCTCTGGGACCTTTTTGAGGCATTTAAAGCAGAATATAAAGAGTGGTCTCAtctccttccttcatcttcctGGTGGTTGGGATGTCCCACTTGTACcatagttgtttttattattactgatGTGCTCCGCTGTTTATAAATGTGAACTTGTGCGCAGATGTGCAGACTCAATGTTCTTGTTACAGAttgaataaatttttattttgaagacaaaATGTGTGCTTCAAATGCAGCAAAGGAAGAGGGtgctgggggggggtgtttagAAGAGAACACTGACAACAAACAGAATAGCGTTCACACATCCCAGTCAACACACATTGAAGAACTATAGAGTGgggaataaatacacacacacttgtttgtgtgcatgtaaatAACCTGCGTTACACAAAAGACTGACAAAAAAATAGGGTTACCAAAAATTGCAGACAATGAGGCACCAATCAAGTGACCAGGCTGGGGACTTGGCTAGTCAAAGAGGTACTCACCAAAGCTGTCACCTGAATGTTAGAATGAATAAGCAAATTCTTCCACCATCTGTGGTGAAGAGTGACTGGTGTGGCATCTGCGGTAACCTGCCCTAGCAGAGACCGGATTGTTGGGTGACTGACCTCACTGGACATTAATACAAGTTTTCAGCACAGTGAAATCTAcactgggctgcagagatgggtgAAGGGCTAAGAATGCACAtagttcctccagaggacctgaaagAACCCACATAAAGTGACTCATAACTTCAACTCTCCTCCAAAGACACCCATGCTTACTGAATCCccagatacacataattaaaaatgttttttgaatATACATCAAGGGTGcaagagaaagacagagccaATGGGTATATTTGGCTGAGTCCTGCCTTTTCACAAACCCATGATGAGATATTTAATGGTATTATTCATCACATCCAAAAGAACACTACTATCTAGGGAAAGCTCAGGTATTACTTGCCCAATTGCCAACCAAACTTGCTGATGTTTCCAAAGAAAACTGCAGCCCACTTCTTTCATCAGACAAGTGCATGGTAGTGAAGCTAGAGTCACTTCACAAAATATTCCAGGAGTGCTCAGGCTTCTGACCAACCTAAATATGTTCAGTCTTGGCTTTGTAGTCAAAGCAAATGGACCAAATCATGTCTCATTTGTCAGGTCTCTTTCAGAAAATGAGATCATAAAATGAAATCCCACTGATAGTTCTGTGGAGTCACCAAGCCCAAGTGGCTTCTCCCTCTGACTGCTGTTTTGTTTCTAGCTTTACAATGTTggatgtttttgctctttttggaggcccaccacccagctcccaaataaaccacacagaggctcattcttataaatgcccggccttaacgtgggcttttacctttttctatttctgtatatcttttttcttACTCGGTTATTGGCTGTGTGgctcctgaagtcctcctccttcctctctcgttCCTTGatcttttcccagatttctccttctatttatcctctctgcccaccagccccatctatcctttcccctgccttgctattggctgttcagctctttattagaccatcaggtgttttagacaggcaaagtaacacagcttcacagttaaacaaatgcaacataaacaaaagtaacacaccttaaaataacattctctaGCAGCTTTATATGTGTGGatgtttggtctgcatgtatgttggTGCACCAAATGGGTGTCTgatacctgtggaagccagaataGGGTGTTGGGTCCCCAAGAACTGAAGTTaaacatggttgtgagctgttgtgtgggttctgggaaccaaacgtgGATTACCATAATGTTAATAAGTGTAATGTGAGTTATCATAAAGGAGCAACTAGTCACTTGAGTCTTGTCTGCCTAACCATGTACCTGGAATCTTAAGGTAAAAGACTCCTTCCATCCTcgtggttacacacacacacacacacacagagagagagagagagagagagagagagagagagagagagagagagagagaagccctcAATTATTTCTGTAGCACCAACAATTTCTGATTCTGTTCCTCTACAAGCCACTGAATACCTAGACCCCTCCTGAAAAACAGACACCTGTGGGCACCCTTATgcatctctcttcccctcctttgtcccccccccttctctcacacatacacacacatacacacacacacacacacacacacacacacacacacacacacacacactggtctcTACCATACAGAAGGCTGATTGTATGTGCGGCCTGAAACCGGCCCCCATACTGCCCTCCAGGACCTAAGAtgggaggaaagaaataaaatcatgagCAGGCATTGAGTAAACAGCAACTTCaggaactggctgctcttccctggTTGTATTTTATCTCCTTGACCTTGAACAGTAAGTACTTCAGACCTGTAGGTCTTGGGAGTGAGGGAATCCTGCCCTAGAATAGAGGGACCGTCTCAAACAAAGGCTCTCATCTTCAGAGTTggttcctctgacctctaaaaTGTGGCCAAGTATCTGTGCCAGCCTTTTCCACTTGAACCTGGTGCTGGGAGTGAGTTCACTTTTCTCTGCCTGGTGTCTGAGCTTCCTGCTTCACGGAACCTTCTAATAGGGCGAAACGCCTATACCGGTGCCAGTGTTTTAAGTTCTCAAACGATCGCTATCGCTGTTAATAAAAGCCTTAGCCTCGAAGTTGCCCTGGGCCAGCCTTGACCTTCATCAAGCGACTGAGACGATTCCCCCAGAGCATCTTCAGGGGCCTCTAACCAGCGGGTCCTGGCTGTGCAGCCCCACAACCCCGGCCGCTGGGAACGACTAAATTAGCAGCGCGATTGCGGCAAGAATGCGGCGCTCAGGCACCTGATTATTCGCGGTGGCTCCCAGTCTCGGTGTCCGGCTTTGGGCCAAGCGCCTGGGCCTCCCGAACCTACGTGCGAGGGCCGGAGGGAGACACGGGGCACGCACACTTACTTTTCCCATTTTACCAGGACAGGCGGAGCTGAGACGCAGGACTTTCCCGCGCTGGACAGGGCGTGGCCGCATCGGCCTGGCCCTGCCCCCCCCCGTTCGGCCCCGCCCCCTCAGGTtgatggcagcagcagctgggacTGCAGCGGAGCCGGCAGCTGAGAGCCGCAGGCAGCGGCCGGAACGCGCGACCCAGTGCCTGGCCCCGGACGCCTCCCTCGGCCCCCCGCGTACCCCGACCCACTCCGCAGAGGAGTCGCTGCGAGAGCACCCCCGCCCGGCTTAGGACCAGGTACCCCCCTCCCCGCCTCCGCCACCGCAGCCAACGGAGCGGGCGGGGTCTCTGGAGGGGGCAGAggtctgcgcccccccccccccgccgctaAATTCGGTCCGGCAGGGCGGACTTGGTGTCTATATTTGGCCGGACAGCGACTAGCGAGGAGACACCTAGTCTCACAAGAACGCACTGCAGGGGCAAGAGGCGAGAGGAGGGTGCGGGTAGGCCGGGCTTCAGGCCTGGGGCTGCAGGAGCGGTTTGAAGGGCACAAGGATGCCCGGGCTGgggaagggcaggaagcagagggcctTTGGGAGAGCCTGGTGCGTCCCCTTGGGGAAAGTAGCGTAGCTGAGGTCCTGGTTCCAGGAAAAGGACCTCACCTCCTCACCGGCGCACATCTGGTCCTTACCGATGGGGTCGAGGGCCCCCACTCTCAGGAGAACCTACTAGAAGATCCAGCACAGGCCCAGGCAACACGCCCAAAGAAGCTGGACTAAAGTGCGGTATTCGTGTCAGAGGACCATGGTCGGGCTTCTCAGGGAAGCCGGTGCTTGGTGGAATGGACAAAAGGGAGATCTACCTTCTACTGCCCTCTCCCAcatacccccaccaccaccacgggAGAAAACCGATGAACACGGCAGTGGAGACAGGCTGACAGGAGGAATGTAGAAAAAGACACATGTGCCTAAACTCTGCCAGAGATGAGAATTTGGGGATCCTAGCTGGAATCCTAGCCCCACAGCTAACCTTGAACTAAGGTCCAGTGACCAAGAGAGAGTGTGTTGAGTAGGGTGTCTCCGGGAGGCACAAACACTTGCAAAGAGGTGCTCATCCATGACCCGCAGCAGGAGGGGACCCACTGATATTGCTCCTCAAAACATCCCCGTCTCCCATTGGAAGTTTCAACCCTATGTCCGTCTCCATTACCCCCCTAGCCTGTGTGTCTAAGAAGTGGTCAGACCCCCTGTCCTAGCCCCTCAAATTAAACAACATTGGACAGGTGATGAagatctgcctcctcctctggtcACTTGGAAGGAAGCTCCCTGCTCCTTACCAGATAATTCTACTTTCTcacttctgcctccctcccacagtTCACAGGATTAAGGACCAACGTGCCTCTAGGCTCTGATATCCCCTGTCTTTGCT
This Peromyscus leucopus breed LL Stock chromosome 8b, UCI_PerLeu_2.1, whole genome shotgun sequence DNA region includes the following protein-coding sequences:
- the Ssh2 gene encoding protein phosphatase Slingshot homolog 2 isoform X2, producing the protein MALVTVQRSPTPSTTSSPCASEADSGEEECRSQPRSISESFLTVKGAALFLPRGNGSSTPRISHRRNKHAGDLQQHLQAMFILLRPEDNIRLAVRLESTYQNRTRYMVVVSTNGRQDTEESIVLGMDFSSNDSTCTMGLVLPLWSDTLIHLDGDGGFSVSTDNRVHIFKPVSVQAMWSALQSLHKACEVARMHNYYPGSLFLTWVSYYESHINSDQSSVNEWNAMQDVQSHRPDSPALFTDIPTERERTERLIKTKLREIMMQKDLENITSKEIRTELEMQMVCNLREFKEFIDNEMIVILGQMDSPTQIFEHVFLGSEWNASNLEDLQNRGVRYILNVTREIDNFFPGVFEYHNIRVYDEEATDLLAYWNDTYKFISKAKKHGSKCLVHCKMGVSRSASTVIAYAMKEYGWNLDRAYDYVKERRTVTKPNPSFMRQLEEYQGILLASKQRHNKLWRSHSDSDLSDHHEPICKPGLELNKKEMTTSADQIAEVKTVENLAAMPPVFVEHVAPQDANQKGLCTKERVICLEFSSQEYHAGQIEDELNLNDINGCSSGCCLNESKFPLDNCHASKALLQPGQASQVANEFPDLAVEDLETDALKADMNVHLLPMEELTSRLKDLPMSPDPESPSPQPSCQAAISDFSTDRIDFFSALEKFVELSQESRSRSFSHSRTEELGGGRSEGCRLSMLEVTPSEMAADDQRSSSLSNTPHASEESSVDEDQSKAVSELVSPDIIMQSHSENAISVKEIVTEIESISQGVGQAQLKGDILSNPCHTPKKNTIQELPLERAQAPENKAGHLEQDERLYADQPELAEESGKCNSEGCPAAHPSTHPSTHPSTHPSTHPSTHPSTHPSTHPAAHPSTHPSTVALEEEEPGEGEQDWGPGMQPGAKWCPGSVKRATLEFEERLRQEQEHHGAASAGATLSNRKNSKTDSSAADLMPKWRSDEATPEQSWPLREAEMSKGKGKLSGSEAGPLAHAEHNATAPAPELLESHPLQAPQDCRGSDAGTKKQEGDLKKQRTGIPNQGFETQAIPLPLPKRIEIIEYTQTVTSLDPTEPGGESAPSKEGEKQGLRKVTMDRSVAMFCALDENLNRTLDPSQVPLHPQVLPLPRSSSEYDRLTHPTPMLSSPEDQGNRPSTPLEKAAPLVSCSTHTAPAHVDCLHPQSVVHLEGCTEQSSTTDREPSTERVGWAGGQQGFPAGSGGLAHRFSQLSNEDLSLINKLGDSVGVSQKKLDPSSPEACRIPHSSSSENIRNLSHSPGVVKERTKEIESRVTFQGGVTKTSQMRRSASLAKLGYLDLCKDYLAERELVSSESPHLKLLQPFIKTDSGMHALMAQEPSESPGAHQNPQPTKYFVEQLKTTECIVQSKPVERPLVQYAKEFGYSQQCLLPRARPELTSSEVGFPLLQTQGLQCTGPAPGLAVAPRQQHGRTHPLRRLKRANDKKRTTNPFYNTM
- the Ssh2 gene encoding protein phosphatase Slingshot homolog 2 isoform X1, which translates into the protein MALVTVQRSPTPSTTSSPCASEADSGEEECRSQPRSISESFLTVKGAALFLPRGNGSSTPRISHRRNKHAGDLQQHLQAMFILLRPEDNIRLAVRLESTYQNRTRYMVVVSTNGRQDTEESIVLGMDFSSNDSSTCTMGLVLPLWSDTLIHLDGDGGFSVSTDNRVHIFKPVSVQAMWSALQSLHKACEVARMHNYYPGSLFLTWVSYYESHINSDQSSVNEWNAMQDVQSHRPDSPALFTDIPTERERTERLIKTKLREIMMQKDLENITSKEIRTELEMQMVCNLREFKEFIDNEMIVILGQMDSPTQIFEHVFLGSEWNASNLEDLQNRGVRYILNVTREIDNFFPGVFEYHNIRVYDEEATDLLAYWNDTYKFISKAKKHGSKCLVHCKMGVSRSASTVIAYAMKEYGWNLDRAYDYVKERRTVTKPNPSFMRQLEEYQGILLASKQRHNKLWRSHSDSDLSDHHEPICKPGLELNKKEMTTSADQIAEVKTVENLAAMPPVFVEHVAPQDANQKGLCTKERVICLEFSSQEYHAGQIEDELNLNDINGCSSGCCLNESKFPLDNCHASKALLQPGQASQVANEFPDLAVEDLETDALKADMNVHLLPMEELTSRLKDLPMSPDPESPSPQPSCQAAISDFSTDRIDFFSALEKFVELSQESRSRSFSHSRTEELGGGRSEGCRLSMLEVTPSEMAADDQRSSSLSNTPHASEESSVDEDQSKAVSELVSPDIIMQSHSENAISVKEIVTEIESISQGVGQAQLKGDILSNPCHTPKKNTIQELPLERAQAPENKAGHLEQDERLYADQPELAEESGKCNSEGCPAAHPSTHPSTHPSTHPSTHPSTHPSTHPSTHPAAHPSTHPSTVALEEEEPGEGEQDWGPGMQPGAKWCPGSVKRATLEFEERLRQEQEHHGAASAGATLSNRKNSKTDSSAADLMPKWRSDEATPEQSWPLREAEMSKGKGKLSGSEAGPLAHAEHNATAPAPELLESHPLQAPQDCRGSDAGTKKQEGDLKKQRTGIPNQGFETQAIPLPLPKRIEIIEYTQTVTSLDPTEPGGESAPSKEGEKQGLRKVTMDRSVAMFCALDENLNRTLDPSQVPLHPQVLPLPRSSSEYDRLTHPTPMLSSPEDQGNRPSTPLEKAAPLVSCSTHTAPAHVDCLHPQSVVHLEGCTEQSSTTDREPSTERVGWAGGQQGFPAGSGGLAHRFSQLSNEDLSLINKLGDSVGVSQKKLDPSSPEACRIPHSSSSENIRNLSHSPGVVKERTKEIESRVTFQGGVTKTSQMRRSASLAKLGYLDLCKDYLAERELVSSESPHLKLLQPFIKTDSGMHALMAQEPSESPGAHQNPQPTKYFVEQLKTTECIVQSKPVERPLVQYAKEFGYSQQCLLPRARPELTSSEVGFPLLQTQGLQCTGPAPGLAVAPRQQHGRTHPLRRLKRANDKKRTTNPFYNTM